The sequence below is a genomic window from Cucumis melo cultivar AY chromosome 5, USDA_Cmelo_AY_1.0, whole genome shotgun sequence.
CCAGATGTGATGACAGTACTAAGGGGGCGCCAACCTAATTGAGATGTCCGGATgcactgttttttcttttttaaatggaGACAGAcctcttaaattattattattaaaagagccttaaactcaaagtacaagagtattatactaagagcaagagaaaagagaaaattctgTCTACCTCTACAACAAAAGCTACAAAACAAATTCCAAATAGAAGAGATCAATCTTGTCTCTTCATTTTACTCAACACTATGTTGTCtattcattttctaaataaagAGGCTcgtttcttttttcaaaaaaaaaaaaatagcttcCCCTTCCTACAAAAATTGAAGTTCATCAAGCACAAAATTATTGCATTGTCCACTCCAAATAAATTTTCCAATGGTTAACAGCAGTTATATAAACCACCACAACAATCCTGAATTAAGTCTAAAATAGTTGAACACTGAAGCATCGCCCAAAtgacaaataaaaaaatgtaaagcCAAACATCTGAATTCATTTAAATGGGATGCATCATTCGAGTATCTTGAACCacaaataataaagaaaagcaCAAAACAATTGGTCAAGtaagagaaagaagaagtgGGCTACCAAATCCAGACTCTGAGATTGTGTCACATATCCATGTCATTGTCATAGCACCACAAACCAATAAGAAAGACGTTACCATCACATGCTTAActctacaaaataaaaaaataaaaataaaataagaagaagaagaagaataaaccCCTTCAGGTGCTATGCAACCTTCGGTCTCTCCATTTTTAAGATTTAATATATCTCTCTTTTTAAGACGCAACCtcaattttctaaataaaagtATCTGAACAAACAATTatgattttaaatatatatatatatatacacatacatacatatatgagAATCTTGAGTATTACATGAaagtaaaaacaaaaatgaaattggAAGTAGAAATGAACATGCAACGACAATAAATAGATAATGCAGATTATTACTATAAAAAGTATGTTTTCCTTCAATGTCTAAATTGAGAAAAATTTTGATCCTATACAACTACCCAGAACTCCAAATAATGAACAAACCGATGCCCTCATTGCTAAAGTTTACCTGTGATTAGCTGCATAGATAGAGTATGGAAGTGAGTAACAAGATAGTACTAAAGCCTCCAATATTGCAAAGCCGAGTGACATCCACCATCTGAGCGTTATAAGGTGATGTTCATATGAATTCCATCcaaaataaaggaagaaatGAGCATAAgtcaattacaaaataaataaaaaatgcagATCAATGGTTGGAATGAAGTATCAAACATACATATAACTCTTGATCTTCTCATGACCATCCAAGCCTTCTTTTCTCAGCTTTACTAAAGAGGGTAAAATGTGACAGAGTACCTGCGTATCAACTTTTGAAAAGTTAAGCATTGAACTTCAGTCCAAGATGGATGCAATACAAAAATAACAGTCATttctataaataaataaataaaatgtacAAAAAAAACTTTCGGAAAAAAGCTCATCAACAAAGAGGTATTGCCCAATGAAACTCAACATGGAAGCAATTATTAGGACCAACAAAACTCTGTTCATGAGTTATTTCATCCCTATTCTGTCGAAGAGAGAATTGATGCTACTGGCTAAGGAAATAACATTCAGAACTTGTTTAGCCTCCAGAAAATGGAAACCAAAATGAAAAACAACTTAACTATGGAAAAGTTTAAGAAATTAGAAGGGATAAAATTGACCTCAAATTCAGAACGTGGTAGTTTGCCTCAATACTTTGGATGCGTTAGAATTTTAATTCTGTCATGAGTTCACTGTTAATGCTAATCGCTAATAAATAAACATTAGATGCACTTTCAACTCCTAATGAATTCCAAAATTTACATGATTGATAAATTACAAAGCATAAGTTAATTGCAAAAGTATTCTTCTTCCTTAACCACAGTCGTAGAATTATAGTGGAAGATAGTGATAAACTCATACTTTTAAGTTCATATTGTTCATCAACAGTATTTTTTTAACCCATTTTCTCATCGGGTCTTAGGAAGAGACCAAACATCTTGAACAACCAATCCAGCGGAACAACTCAAGAGCAATCGTCAAGTTGGTTTGGGGGGTGGGGGGGCATCAACGttcgattttctctttcttcaatGTTTCATTGATCTTCCATTCATGCGTGACTTTTCCACTTCTTCATGCGATTCTGAATTTTGGGGCTTGGATTCTGGCTAGTTCTTGCTAATCAGTTAAGGAAAGTTATGTCATCTACTATTTTTTAGGCCCAGGGTGCCTCTGTGGTGAGAAGGCAGATTTTGGAACAAGCTCTTGCTAACAAAGCCATTGAGGAGTATATGTCGAGGAAACAAAAAGGTCTAATGCAATTGATTTTGAAAAGGCATATGACCATGTGGATTGGGATTTTTTTGGATAGAGTGCTGATGAAAAAAGGTTTTAGTTATAAATGGAGGATGTAGAGGTGTGTGGGGAATCTGAAGTATTTTATCCTCGTTAATGGAACCCCCAAAGAGTTAATTCAAGCCACCAGAGGTTTAAGACAAAGGGATCCTTAGTCTCCTTTCCTATTCTTACTTGTGGCGGATGTCTTAAGTCGGATCATTTATAAGGGGGTGGAAGGAAATATTATTGATTCTTTTAGGATTGGAAGGTATGAAGTCGCTTTATCGTATCTCCAATACGCAGATGATACAACGTCATTTTGTTTTGGAAAAGAGTCCTTCCTCATTCTTAACCATATGATGGCTTTCTTGGAAGATATGTCTAGGTTAAAAATTAATAGGAGCAACTATTTTTTTGAATTAACAGTAATCAAGTTGCAGAGGTGGGCGAAGGTGTTTGATTACAAGGTTGGCTCTTTCCCTTCTTCGTATCTCGGGCTTACCTTGGGTGGAAACCTGAGAGCTTTGACATTTTGGGATCTTATTTATGAGAAAAATCATAAGAGATTGGCGATGTGGAAGAAAGGATTCTTCCGAGATTGGTGATGTGGAAGAAAGGATTCTTCTAGAAAGCTGGCAAGTTAACCTTGATTACGTTGGTGCCGGAGGGATCTCAAGGTATTATTTATCTCTCTTTAGGGTCCCTAACTCAGTGTGCAAGAGCATGGCAAAGTGTATGAAAGATTTTCTGTGGGAAGGGGTAGATGAAGGTCATCGATCTCACTTGGTCAATTAGGAAGCGATGGGGCGCCTTGTGAGTTAAGGGGTTAGAGATCGATAATCTTAGAATCCGCAACAAAGTTTTGATGGCCAAGTGGCTTTGGCGCTTTTCCCTTGAGCCCGATTCTTTATGACATAGGATTATTGTGAGTAAGCATGGAAATCATCCTTTTGAATGGGCGGTGACAAGGGTTAAAGTCACACACCATAATCCTTGGAAGAATATCTCTTTCGAGTTTCCAACCTTTTTTACCAGTTAATTCGTTGCTTTGTGGGAGATGGTAAGCATACGTATTTTTAGGAGGATGAGTAAGTGGGGGAGTCTTCCCTTTATTCTTCATTTCTACATCTTTATCATTTATCCTCTTCCAAAAGTTGTATGATATCCGATATTTTAGGTCCAATAATTCTAGGTCCTTGTCTTTCAAGTTCTATTGTAATTTGATCGATAGAGAAACGGTGAAGATcgtctctcttctttctttggTTGAGAGGTGCAATTTTAGAGAGGGAAGGTAGGTCATACATGTTTGGAGTCCCAATCCAAGTCAAATATATACGTGTAAATCCTTTTTTAGTCTGTTGTTGGAACCCTCCCCTCCTAGGGAGTATATTTTTGATGTGGTCTGGAGGACCAAGGTTCCTAAGAAAGTCAAGTTCTTCATTTGACAAGTTTTGTTTGGTCGGGTTAACATTGTTGATAGGCTTGTTAGGAGGAGGACTTTGCTTGTTGGGTCTTTTTGCTGCATGCTTTATCGAAAGGCGAAGGAAAACCTTGATCATCTTTTTTGGGATTGCCAGTAGGCATGAGCTATGTAGAGCTTTTTTTTGCAAGAGTTCGGTGTTAGCCATGCTGGCCATCGAGGCATTCGTGCGACGATCGAGGAGTTTCTCCTCCATCTGTCCTTTAGAGAGAAGGGGAGATTTTTATGGCTTGCGGGGTGTGAGCTTTTCGTGAGACATTTGGGGAGAAAGGAACAACTGGGTGTTTCGTGGTAGGGAAAGGGATCATAGTGAGGTTTGATCTTTGATTAGATTTCATATATCCCTTTAGGCTTCGATTTCGAAGACCTTGTGTAATTATTCCATTGGTAACATTTTACTCAATGACCCCCTACTTTTAGTCGGGGTGTTTTGGTGGgctgggttttttttttttttttgtattccttttattctttcgtttctttttttaggattctttaTATAGGGTGGGGGCGGATTTGGCAAGTATTTTGATTGTTCGTTTTGATGCTAGCTATTAAGGATGCTAAAGGGGTGTCAAGCTAGTTGAAATGTCCAGGTGCGCCTGTTGATCCACGGTCTCTCTTTTTTCTATGCTCtctgtataattctcttgtactttaAGCATTAGTCTcgattttattaataaaattcgAGACtcgttttttcaaaaaaaaaggaaaatccCTATTGGGTTTTCGATAATGGCTGTAAAAACAAGGTGCTACAGATACATGTTGGTCCAGCCCTAAAGAAGAAAGCTTACTTGTTATGTAATGCAGTCAAGGCCTTCTCAGTGGAGTTATGATTTTAAAGAAATCAGAGGGTTTTTCatgatatttattattaataaatgaGACTAAAGCTCATAGTACAAGAGGTTTATACAATGAGCAAAATAAATAGGATCAACAGACACACCcaaacatctcaactaggtaGACACCCCTTTAGCTTCCTCGTCATATCcaaacaaaaccaataaaagACCTGTCAAAGAAGACTACCATACTGCATTTACAACATATGACAAAATATAGGACTTTGTTAGCCCACATActcttcttttatttctttccatGTATTTTGTTTGGATGTGATGTGGACGCTAAGCAAATGTCAACCAAAACACATGGGTGTGCCTACTGATCCTTCAGTACTTTGTACTAAATTCTTTGTACTTTGTACATCAATACTTTATCTCTTTTCATTAATTCAATGAAAAGTGCATTtcctattttttgaaaaaaatcaaattgttattaaaaaaccGGCTGAGTAACGTATTAAAAGAAGTGGCCAAGTAATGTATTAAGAAAAGTGGCCAAGTAATGTCTAAAGATTAAGGTTGTCATATatgagaagttttttttataagaaacaaatATATTCAATGGGCAAAAGATAAATAGCCTAAGGGCAAGGGACAAGAGGGCCCTCCCCAAGAGAAACTAAAAAATAAGGGCCTTCCAATTGTTGAAAATCATAGAAAGCTaatgaatcaaataacaaagcaTTTGCAGTTAGTTCAAAAAAAAGCATCACTTGTCAGAGCAcaataaaacaaaagaataaggaggaaaaagaaaattaatagtTATTCAAACAATAGTTTAGGGTACTTTACTCCTTAAGAGGGTGTTTGGGGTAGGGAGTGAGATAGTCCTAGGTTATTATAGttgagttataatagtttgtgtttgggcgtagattattttagtttgggttataatagtatgtgtttgtggtgtggattattttaatttaagaaagaaTAGTAAACACTGtagcaaagaataaaaaaatgatgaatatcAAATAGTAAAAACCGTAGCAAACAGTAAATACTATAGCAAATTAGGAGTTTTGAAATAGTGTTAACTATAGCTAATTGGGGatttttaaatagtatttactATAGCTAGAGgtggttattatagtcttaCATAATCCTCACTCAAACAGCCCCTAAACGTTTTCCCCTTAGAATAGATATTGTCTTCAATTAGTAGACGTGGATCAAAACTTTCCCATTACTGCAAGTTAAATAAATATTTCACAGCCAAGCTTGTCTAGAGGAAACAAGCCCTTAAATATTCTTAAATACCCTCTACTTTGGGTATCTCAATCTCCACATCAATATTAAGACATTGAAGAAAGATATGAAGAAAAGCGATAAACCTGCATGATGATTGATGCTATAATCTGAGGACTGATGCCCAGCTGGAAAAAAGACATTTTCATCTCGGTAGTAAAATCACCGAGTTCATCTGCCACGGACATGAATATGAGATAAAGATAgtgaaacaaaattaaattccgCAATAATAAGAATATAGAGATCACTAACACATGCATAAAATTTTAGGAACTCACCGGCAGATCCAGAAACAAAGCTAAGATAATCTTGTGGTATCAACCTCCTATCAAACCCAGGAAGAGGAATGAAGTATCCAACACGACTTATTACAATTAGAACTGCTGTTACAAACAATCTTCGTCGTATTTcacttttaaaaaatgattcAGCAGCATTGTTGAGAACAGAACGAAGACGTACAAGATTCAAGAATCTATTTCTAAATGCTCTGGATTTAGGTTTCCAGATATCAAAGTTAGTGCCATTGGAAGAAGTAAGAAAAGCATCCCCGTCATTTGATTCCTGTGAAAAAGTTTCAAGGTCTAGACATTGCTCAGATGTTGCCTTGACATTCATACGGCTGTTTTGGCACTGATTTGAGAAACAATCAAATGACTTTTGGTTCATTTTAGAGACCAAAGGCCTCTTCAATAACACATTATTTCTTCCCTTGAATTTTGAAGTGTTGAAATTTATCACAGGGGTAGATCTACCAAACTTGAAATGACAGAATTGGACGTCATAAGCTGCAGCAACTGTTCAAATGAAAGCAGCCAAGTGAGGCCATATTAGAAATGTTTTATGCAAAATATTACATTGTAGCAAAGCAAACTCCCATGTTCAGCTGAAGAATCAACTAGACATAAATTATATATCAGTGTTTTAGAGCAATTTTAACCCTGGGAGGAAAATGAATTTGCTTGTGTTCAAAGATGGAAATAAGTTTTTAGTTAACCTTAACCCTAAGAAGAAAATATCGAACAAATACATGGTAGTATGGTGAGAAATTATCCTACTTATCCTAAGCTGACAACCAAATAGTAAATTGATTGTTGATCATGGTATACTAATACCATATGGAAGCATTTCTAATATAAAAGGAAAACATGAAATAGATTTTCCGAATCAAACCTAAGATATCAAAACATTATAAAAAGAGACAGAGATGAACTCAGACAAGCTGGAGTTCTCATTGATTAACTACACTTGCACAACCACTCAACTGAGATAGAAAAAATTAGACAAGAGACATTTCTGTTAAAATAGATTCAAAGTAATATATTGTCTGAACATATTATCAGAAATTCTTCAAAAATAATAAGTTGTGTCGTCTGCCTGAGTTGGCCGGTTGGGTTTTTCTTCATTACAGTTTCCTTCCCTCTGATATCAGTTGTACTGTTTTTATAGATCATTATTTTCCATTTGTAATTGTtagtaaaattatttatttggcTATTCCTTCGATTAAGAGTAGCGGTCACATGTGGTCTATCTCAGTGAATCCTTTGTAAATTTACATCTACTACACTACAAGTAAAATCCCGAGTAGCCAACCTCCATTGAGCTGAGAATTACACTGTTCATTGACTTGgtatcataacatcataacatcaCAGGCAAACACCCTCATCAtttctcatcttcttctctCAATGACCACTGAAAACCCCAACACCAGCAAGAAACCTGAATCTAGCTCCACCAGCCTGCTGCTAAAGAGATTGAGTCTGAACTTCCCATTAAAAGAAATAGCTTCTTTGAGTGGAATTGTGAACTCCACAgctaaaaaatatcaatttcaTGTCTTATTAACTTCTTATACCGTTCCTAAGAATTCACTAACTCCTCATACTTCACGACTCA
It includes:
- the LOC103491333 gene encoding preprotein translocase subunit SCY2, chloroplastic, with translation MEATPCCTRLLRPPLLHSVPSKFRVAAAYDVQFCHFKFGRSTPVINFNTSKFKGRNNVLLKRPLVSKMNQKSFDCFSNQCQNSRMNVKATSEQCLDLETFSQESNDGDAFLTSSNGTNFDIWKPKSRAFRNRFLNLVRLRSVLNNAAESFFKSEIRRRLFVTAVLIVISRVGYFIPLPGFDRRLIPQDYLSFVSGSADELGDFTTEMKMSFFQLGISPQIIASIIMQVLCHILPSLVKLRKEGLDGHEKIKSYIWWMSLGFAILEALVLSCYSLPYSIYAANHRVKHVMVTSFLLVCGAMTMTWICDTISESGFGQGSSLIICVGILTGYTETLYKMLSQLSGRAVVWWPYVLALLGIFTIVTMWAVVVTEGCRKIKLQYYGFKLASAAREDSPITEVEPYIPFNINPAGMQPILTTTYLLAFPSVLASLLKSTFWEHVKEILNPESSIGAEPWVFYLLYAVFVFLFNIFDIANLPKEISDYLNKMGARIPNIKPGKASIEYLTKVQASTRFWGGLLLSFLATTSSLLDHYLRSVNAGFAIGFTSVLIIVGSIIELRRSYQAYNVMPSLSNALRRYGV